In the genome of Palaemon carinicauda isolate YSFRI2023 chromosome 15, ASM3689809v2, whole genome shotgun sequence, one region contains:
- the LOC137654804 gene encoding FMRFamide neuropeptides-like, giving the protein MEVPNGRLYCDYCRFPKKAGQDYCRFPKKAGQDYCRFPKKAGQDYCRFPKKAGQDYCRFPKKAGQDYCRFPKKAGQDYCRFPKKAGQDYCRFPKKAGQDYCRFSKKAGQDYCRFPKKAGQDYCRFPKKAGQDYCRFSKKAGQDYCRFPKKAGQDYCRFSKKAGQDYCRFPKKAGQDYCRFPKKAGQDYCRFPKKAGQDYCRFPKKAGQDYCRFSKKAGQDYCRFPKKAGQDYCRFPKKAGQDYCRFPKKAGQDYCRFPKKAGQDYCRFPKKAGQDYCRFPKKAGQDYCRFPKKAGQDYCRFPKKAGQDYCRFPKKAGQDGFMYFNEMLMINFIPVEAIGLIWHPAFPIIAVA; this is encoded by the coding sequence ATGGAAGTTCCGAACGGAAGGCTGTACTGTGACTACTGTCGATTTCCCAAAAAGGCTGGCCAAGACTACTGTCGATTTCCCAAAAAGGCTGGCCAAGACTACTGTCGATTTCCCAAAAAGGCTGGCCAAGACTACTGTCGATTTCCCAAAAAGGCTGGCCAAGACTACTGTCGATTTCCCAAAAAGGCTGGCCAAGACTACTGTCGATTTCCCAAAAAGGCTGGCCAAGACTACTGTCGATTTCCCAAAAAGGCTGGCCAAGACTACTGTCGATTTCCCAAAAAGGCTGGCCAAGACTACTGTCGATTTTCCAAAAAGGCTGGCCAAGACTACTGTCGATTTCCCAAAAAGGCTGGCCAAGACTACTGTCGATTTCCCAAAAAGGCTGGCCAAGACTACTGTCGATTTTCCAAAAAGGCTGGCCAAGACTACTGTCGATTTCCCAAAAAGGCTGGCCAAGACTACTGTCGATTTTCCAAAAAGGCTGGCCAAGACTACTGTCGATTTCCCAAAAAGGCTGGCCAAGACTACTGTCGATTTCCCAAAAAGGCTGGCCAAGACTACTGTCGATTTCCCAAAAAGGCTGGCCAAGACTACTGTCGATTTCCCAAAAAGGCTGGCCAAGACTACTGTCGATTTTCCAAAAAGGCTGGCCAAGACTACTGTCGATTTCCCAAAAAGGCTGGCCAAGACTACTGTCGATTTCCCAAAAAGGCTGGCCAAGACTACTGTCGATTTCCCAAAAAGGCTGGCCAAGACTACTGTCGATTTCCCAAAAAGGCTGGCCAAGACTACTGTCGATTTCCCAAAAAGGCTGGCCAAGACTACTGTCGATTTCCCAAAAAGGCTGGCCAAGACTACTGTCGATTTCCCAAAAAGGCTGGCCAAGACTACTGTCGATTTCCCAAAAAGGCTGGCCAAGACTACTGTCGATTTCCCAAAAAGGCTGGCCAAGACGGTTTTATGTATTTTAACGAgatgttaatgataaattttatccctgttgaagccattgggcttatatggcatcctgcttttccaattattgctgtagcttag
- the Rab3GAP1 gene encoding LOW QUALITY PROTEIN: rab3 GTPase-activating protein catalytic subunit (The sequence of the model RefSeq protein was modified relative to this genomic sequence to represent the inferred CDS: inserted 2 bases in 1 codon), which produces MATQYAEDQEVFEIVDFTTASEWERFIAAVEEAVHEWRLAGERILSPLTKGQLAVASWSERSVVVKFADFPFKMTHHYMITETVESPPEESEPSAEYESEEETEILPQALDDLMNRENDFPARAHCLVRWYGLREFVTICPENASQPIVSPSKAMLLLSSLTIAANNTNCQVPLFVQVRSLLEKMYLGVGVGAGVRTDYNMVYTKSPPRQCTHLAGLLDVFRSKLQYTVNSPPVLVSVRFTYVLSEWPHTLWTQQPPDFDATLTEVGFSDLGNLPFGALSDPVSELHLSATWPCVSEDVLVDSDVYSDLDPGSAPIWKARLVAAASPPCLLSEYLLEFLTICRNNQTVTQILGPEFSQEADDNTQFTSALDRLTESSVPTISKMVGRVHHKKRPSQSSNNHNGENGPITEDILVPILNYLFPDAEKEDMSAPYPSTLSQVPEWVTENGQTEDHPLKAVLSNMKSSGADGLIWRLAIVLCHVIHSLGGLPAAAHLWHEIVLELRFRWDNAILVPGIGNGSPDLASTLLHQKIQMLNCCITRRQTREKSAERSTNEDEDDDEFYECEEEMEEDERVSSCRSAWDKPEGRLKRCGQLRLLKTNEQLYIPYTQEPAPMTEDRLEEHADVLLRLGTDTVGSQLRARMMSASLLSDMESFKAANPGAVLEDFVRWYSPRDWIEQPSDDPSQPPEGSLSTRMQIPGNMWQEVWGSAKPVPARRQKRLFDDTREAEQVLHWLASMGPGAVCCHLQPTIMHASLCRLAEEKLLFSLPSPSSLPQPRHNNTLAAVLDMIAQRVTRLSRQPPDTTKYQDVVDQIAEVEGCIARAQSVRHKILGESSQSQSSDPSPLEDLVLRLLDSPEVNLEGGPRGQRVQSXQELFQQARRASLLVDDSPGDTPGNQDERRTSLKSGHGGPMSELGRPVGREYLLRTLVPSPTTFSRPVPHRMFAVICPNEFRLAGAFSQDTTFC; this is translated from the exons ATGGCAACTCAGTATGCTGAG GATCAAGAAGTCTTTGAAATTGTGGATTTCACCACAGCGTCAGAATGGGAACGCTTCATCGCAGCCGTGGAAGAGGCTGTTCACGAGTGGCGATTAGCTGGGGAAAGGATTTTGTCACCTCTAACAAAAGGTCAATTGGCTGTTGCTAGCTGGAGTGAGAGGTCTGTCGTAGTAAAGTTTGCTG ACTTCCCTTTTAAAATGACACATCATTACATGATCACTGAAACAGTGGAATCGCCACCTGAAGAATCTGAGCCCAGTGCAG AATATGAAAGTGAAGAAGAGACTGAAATTCTTCCACAAGCTTTAGATGACCTTATGAACAGAGAAAATGATTTTCCTGCTCGCGCTCATTGCCTTGTTCGTTGGTATGGCTTGAGGGAATTTGTGACTATTTGTCCAGAGAATGCCAGTCAGCCAATAGTGTCCCCCTCAAAAGCAATGCTGCTGTTATCATCACTTACAATTGCGGCAAATAATACTAactg CCAGGTGCCATTGTTTGTCCAAGTACGTAGTCTTCTTGAAAAGATGTACCTGGGTGTAGGCGTGGGAGCTGGAGTACGTACAGACTACAATATGGTTTATACTAAAAGTCCTCCCCGACAGTGCACTCACCTTGCAG GACTCCTGGATGTGTTCCGAAGCAAGTTACAGTACACTGTTAACTCCCCACCTGTCCTGGTTTCCGTGAGATTTACTTACGTTCTCTCGGAATGGCCTCATACGCTGTGGACCCAACAGCCTCCTGACTTTGATGCCACACTGACAGAAGTTGGTTTCTCAGATCTCGGTAACCTACCTTTTGGGGCGCTAAGTGATCCTGTCAG CGAATTGCACCTGTCAGCTACTTGGCCTTGTGTTAGCGAAGATGTATTAGTCGACAGCGATGTTTACAGTGATTTAGATCCTGGCTCTGCCCCCATATGGAAAGCTCGTCTAGTGGCAGCAGCTTCACCTCCATGCCTCTTGTCAGAATACTTATTGGAATTTCTTACCATTTGCCGTAATAACCAGACAGTCACGCAAATTCTTGGACCTGAATTTAGCCAAGAGGCTGATG ATAATACACAATTTACCTCGGCTTTGGACCGATTGACAGAATCTTCTGTGCCAACTATATCCAAGATGGTAGGTCGTGTGCATCACAAAAAGCGACCAAGTCAGTCATCAAACAACcataatggagaaaatgggccgATAACAGAGGATATTTTAGTGCCTATATTAAATTACCTCTTCCCAGATGCTGAAAAGGAAGACATGAGTGCACCTTACCCCAGCACTCTAAGTCAGGTACCAGAATGGGTAACTGAGAATGGACAGACAGAAGATCATCCTTTAAAG GCTGTGTTAAGCAACATGAAAAGCAGTGGGGCTGATGGATTAATATGGCGATTAGCCATAGTCCTGTGTCATGTTATTCACTCACTAGGTGGCTTACCGGCTGCAGCACACCTTTGGCACGAGATTGTACTGGAACTACGTTTCCGTTGGGATAATGCCATACTTGTACCAGGTATAGGTAATGGTTCCCCTGATCTTGCCTCTACGCTTCTGCATCAAAAGATCCAGATGCTCAATTGTTGCATAACAAGAAGGCAAACCAGAGAAAAGTCTGCAGAGAGGTCAA CTAATGAGGATGAAGATGACGATGAATTTTATGAATGTGAGGAAGAAATGGAAGAAGATGAGAGAGTTTCTAGTTGTCGATCTGCCTGGGACAAACCAGAAGGTCGTCTAAAAAGATGCGGACAGTTGCGTCTCCTGAAGACCAATGAGCAGCTTTACATTCCCTACACTCAGGAACCAGCTCCTATGACAGAGGATCGACTTGAAGAACATGCTGATGTCTTACTACGTTTGGGAACAGACACTGTAGGATCTCAACTTCGAGCACGCATGATGTCTGCTTCATTGCTATCTGATATGGAGTCCTTTAAG GCAGCGAATCCTGGAGCAGTCCTGGAGGACTTTGTACGATGGTATTCCCCACGTGACTGGATAGAACAACCTTCAGACGATCCATCGCAGCCTCCTGAAGGAAGTCTTAGCACTAGGATGCAAATTCCTGGAAACATGTGGCAAGAG GTTTGGGGAAGTGCAAAACCAGTGCCAGCTAGAAGGCAGAAACGACTGTTTGACGACACCAGGGAAGCAGAACAGGTGCTGCATTGGCTTGCTTCCATGGGTCCTGGTGCTGTATGTTGTCACTTACAGCCAACTATCATGCATGCATCCCTATGTCGCCTAGCGGAGGAAAAGTTGCTCTTCTCCCTTCCATCTCCGAGCAGTCTTCCACAGCCTCGTCACAATAATACTCTTGCTGCTGTCTTAGATATGATTGCACAGAGAGTAACAAGACTTTCAAGGCAACCTCCTGATACGACTAA GTACCAAGACGTGGTAGACCAGATAGCTGAAGTCGAAGGGTGTATTGCTAGGGCACAAAGTGTACGACACAAAATATTAGGGGAAAGTTCCCAATCCCAATCTTCAGACCCTTCTCCACTAGAAGATCTGGTACTACGATTGCTAGATTCACCAGAGGTTAATCTGGAAGGCGGCCCACGAGGACAGCGGGTACAGTC TCAGGAACTCTTCCAGCAGGCACGAAGA GCTTCTTTATTAGTAGATGACTCCCCTGGAGACACGCCTGGTAACCAAGACGAGAGACGCACTTCATTAAAATCCGGTCATGGTGGACCAATGAGCGAACTGGGTCGGCCAGTCGGTCGTGAATATTTACTGCGAACTCTTGTGCCGTCTCCCACTACCTTCTCACGCCCTGTCCCACACCGCATGTTTGCTGTGATTTGCCCCAACGAATTCCGTTTAGCCGGCGCTTTTTCTCAAGATACAACTTTTTGCTGA
- the LOC137654805 gene encoding uncharacterized protein: MPFAADPPEMLLFTDASKEGWGAYLLGKSARGNWIAIEKSQHINVLELRAVQRACLEFVHLLRGNTVALMCDNATVVAYKNISEVHPREKERPRRRPQQDVQVVGYEWSLHPEVARSVIQKWGSPVMDLFATKLNTQLPVFCSPVPDPKVAFEDAFQHPWDNLNVYAFPPFGMLRQVLNRGRLFVEYSNEDVGLPETVIDSCTVYQAKWATLTKWCATRDIKPLKVSIPQVADFLVYLRDVVNMSIPAIKGVRAALDQVFLLKGIDLGNSRHISMLIKSFEQSCPPQAVKVPQWDVARVLKMLSEPPFEPLKHIVDKDLTLKTVFLLALASAKRVSEIHGLSYEVAHSKGWREVTFKFVPSFVAKSQNPAVWNPRFEGFSIPAIPQSDDVKDLRLCPVRAVRKYLERTVKLRPGIKCLFVSAGFVKKPVSKNTISFWLRQVIIRAYSKAGILLPGKPNPHDIRGLSTTLAFEKNMALREPSLNIAYGGRPVPVNGVFDFIGLPERTRRSSD; this comes from the exons atgccctttgcagccgaccctccggagatgctcctgttcacggacgcgtcgaaggaggggtggggtgcttATCTCTTAGGGAAATCAGCAAGAGGAAACTGGATAGCCATAGAGAAGTCCCAGCACATCAACGTTCTAGAGTTGAGGGCAGTACAAAGAGCGTGCCTGGAGTTtgtacacctactccggggaaacaccgtagcgttaatgtgcgacaacgccacggtagtagctt ataagaatatcagcgaggttcatcccagggaaaaggaacgtcctcgccgacggcctcagcaggatgtgCAAGTGGTGGGATacgaatggtccctacacccggaagtagccagatccgtcattcagaaatggggttcgccggtgatggacctcttcgcaacaaagctgaacacgcagctccccgtgttctgttctcctgttccagacccaaaAGTGGCGTTcgaagacgccttccaacatccgtgggacaatctcaacgtgtacgcttttccccccttcgggatgctcaggcaggtcctcaacagg ggaaggctattcgtcgagtacagcaacgaggatgtcgggctacctgagacggtcatcgACAGCTGTACTGTATatcaggctaagtgggccaccCTTACCAAATGGTGCGCCACTAGGGACATCAAGCCCCTGAAGGTCTCCATCCCGcaggtagcggacttcctagtttacctcagggacgtggtcaacatgtccattccagccatcaagggagtccgcgcgGCCTTGgaccaagtttttctcctgaagggcatagacctgggtaactctagacatatctcaatgctcattaagagctttgagcaatcatgccccccgcaagctgtgaaggtgccacaatgggatgtggcaagggtcctgaagatgttatccGAGCCTCCGTTCGAGCCCTTGAAACACATCGTGGataaggatctcactctcaagacagttttcttgctggcgttagcttcagctaaacgggtaagcgagattcatggtctgtcctacgaagttgctcactcgaaaggttggcgagaagtcacattcaagttcgttccttccttCGTAGCTAAGAGCCAGAACCCTGCCGTATGGAACCCCAGGTTTGAGGGTTTCTCTATTCCAGCAATCCCCCAGTCAGACGACGTGAAGGATTTGCGCCTATGCCCCGTCAGGGCAGTGAGAAAATACTTGGAAAGAACAGTAAAACTCCGGCCCGGGATCAAGTGTCTTTTTGTTTCCGCTGGCttcgtgaagaagccagtctcgaagaataccatctccttctggttgcggcaggtcatcatcagggcctacagtaaggcgggAATCCTCCTACCGGGGAAACCCAATcctcatgacattaggggcctgagtactacgttggccttcgagaaaaatatggca